In Desulfosporosinus youngiae DSM 17734, the genomic stretch GCGCCCTGGTCAACATATGCGCGAATGCGAATAAAGGCTTCTTCTGCTCCCATATCTCGAAGTTGCTCTGGAGTTTTTATGCCCACTTGCAATAAATTGCTTTCTAACACTTTACCAACATTGGGCAAATGAGATAATGCACTCATAGAACCAACTCCTTTCATGTGAAGTATTCAGCCCAAACGGGCAGTTTTTTCATCATGGCTTCTGCCATTTTCAAGGCCGCATTTTTATCAAACCCTTGTGTTTTTACGATAAAGTTTGTCAGCGAACTTCTCTTTTCCTCAAAAGACTGCATTGACCCATCCGGTCGGGAACAATGAACACAATAATCTTTTGAGCTGTCGTTCATTGCAAATTCAGTTATGTCATTCATAGGCATACCGCAAGCAATACAAGTTTTCATTTTCATTCTCCCTAATATTATTTTGAAATGAGTGTAACAAAAGTGTTTATCAATTCATCCCGACAGCAATCCAGAACCGATGCACCGGGGGCAAACAAGTCAGCATTTTGCAAATAATAATGTAATAAAGCAATCCAAGTATTGAACAACATATGCAAGGGGATTTTCTTAATAAGCCCCGCTTTCTGTGATTGTTCGATCACAACGCTAAAATGCCATGACATTGTTGATTGCAGAGAAATAAGGATTTCCCTTGTTTCGTTTGGTAAAGATGCAATTTCCAAAATCATTTTCCGGTAGAATGCTTCATGTTTTTGCAAAATACTGATATGAGCATAAAGCAATTCGGAAATATCTTCACTCGTTGTAGAAAGGCCATGCAGCTTATCCCCGACTTCTTTTGCAAACCGTTCCAAGACATGAAGCTGTAAAACTTCTTTTGTGGGAAAGTGAACAAAGATTGCTCCATGAGATACCCCGGCTTCTTGTGCAATTATATTTGTAGGAGTAGAAAATCCATTTACTGCATATATACGGAATGCCGTATCCATAATCCGCTGTCGCGTAAGCTCTTTTTGCTCTTGACGTTTTGTTTGCGACACTTTAATGACCTCCAACTCAATGAGTACAAACTCATTATCATTCTTTATACAGGATTTGTCAAGTAATAAACTCGTATTGAAGCATATTGAAAACAAAAAACAAGCGTATCGTCCACTGAGAACAATACGCTTGTTTTAGGCATTTCACTTGACAGTTGCCCATTAACAGTTTAAGTTTTTATACTGTCTTATGCAGGACTGCCATATAGCCGAGCTTTTTTAAGTTTGAATTCCAGTTGAATCCGTTTGAAGCTTTTTATTGATTAGTGGCCGGTAAGCTGGGATTTAGTCTGCTGCACTTCCTCGTCCTTAGCCATGAGAGCGGGCTTATAATACCCTTTAGCCTGTGCCATCTGGAACAGCTTATACTGCGATGCTTCATCGTTATTACGGATCTGTTGAATGGCGGAACGCAGTGTTGGGTTCGCACACTCGGTGATGGTGTTGGCGTAGCATGTCAGATTGCTCTTTACAGAGGAAAGTACATCGTTGACCATTATTTTTTCTTGTATCATTACTTATTTCCTCCTTTAGTTCAAAAAGCCTAACAACTGTTGTTTGGTATTCATCGCAGCTTGTGCACCATCCTGAAAAAACTGCTTAAGTTCAGGATCGGTCGCTTGCTCGGCATAAGCCTGCAATTTTTGGTTGGCGGTTTCATGAGCGCCAATCAAATGACGCAGGTTCTGCAGTTCAATTTGGTTCAGTTGTGACATAAAAAAAACTCCTTTCAATATATTCCATATTTAGTATTTCAGAATGCGAACAGAATATGCATAGCTAACAAAATTGACCTTTGGACATAGGTCGGCGCTAGTTCAATCGTTTGTGCCGGCCTTCCTAACGAACGATATTTTAAGAAACAAAAAACATGATAGTAAAATAACCATCATGTCACCAGCATATTTTTATTGATTAAAAAAATCTACACTTTTTCTTATCTGTTTCAAGAAGAAGACGTAGCTTTTGACTTGGCGGAGGGGGTGGGATTCGAACCCACGGCCCCTTGCGGAGTCACTGGTTTTCAAGACCAGCTCCTTAAACCACTCGGACACCCCTCCAAGTATGATGGCGACCCCGATCGGACTTGAACCGACGATCTCCTGCGTGACAGGCAGGCATGTTGACCACTACACCACGGGGCCGAATTTGTCCTTACTTTTCTCGCGTGAGACTTATATTAGCACGAAGACTATTTTTTTGCAACTGTAAAATTCATTTTTCTTTGTGTATCATTCTATCAAGTGTAATCTTAGATCCTTACTGTTTCATGCAATAACACTCTTTATCAGCTCATTCTCTCTCTTGATAAACTCTTTCTGCTCGTCAAATTGACGTTCACTCTGCTCTCTATGGGCTGATAAACCTTCAGCTACGGCCTTTACATTATTGTCTACTTTCTCCATCAGAACTCCCAGTTCATCCACCTTTGAATCTAAGGAACTAACTCTCTCTTCAGTTCTTTGCTGACTAGTCCTAACTTCTTGGATCTCTTGAGACAATTTATCAAATTGCTCTAACAACAATTCTTGAAACTTCTCGTTTTCCATAAGTAATCTCCTCTCTGTTGCCATTAACTGCAACTCCTCATCATATTATACTCCATGATTCAGACATATTAATATAATGTTGGGGATTGCACTCCCCGATTGGCATTTCAAAATTAATACCGGCCTTTTCAGCAATGTGTTTGATTGCTCTTTCACCCTTTATAAAACCCTTTCTGCAAAGTTAGACGTTCAATGCTGATTCTTCATAAAATAAACGCAAAAAATACCTTTAACGTTTTAACTAAAAACATACAGTCAAGGGTTGCGAAACGAATTGTAAAATTTTGTTCGCTATTTGACGGTATACTTTTTAGCCAATTGACTGTCCTGACTACAATATTTTTTACGTTAAATCAGGCTGTCAAATTCGTTAAAGGTATTCGCAAAAAAATGGCTTAGTAATGCGGTTTTTAAAGCGTTTGGTGGGCGATGACAGGATCGAACTGCCGACATCCTGCTTGTAAGGCAGGCGCTCTACCATCTGAGCTAATCGCCCATAAAAGTTGGTGACCCGTACGGGATTCGAACCCGTGTAACCGCCGTGAAAGGGCGGTGTCTTAGACCGCTTGACCAACGGGCCGGATAAAAATTGGCAGGGGATGAGAGAGTCGAACTCCCACCGACGGTTTTGGAGACCGCTGTTCTACCATTAAACTAATCCCCTATGGTTTGGTGGGCCATCCGCGACTCGAACGCGGGACACCCTGATTAAAAGTCAGGTGCTCTAGCCGACTGAGCTAATGGCCCTTAAATGGCTGGGGTGGGAGGATTCGAACCTCCGAATGCCAGAGTCAAAGTCTGGTGCCTTACCGCTTGGCGACACCCCAATAATATAGCAGCCTAAATGGTGCGCTCGGAGAGATTCGAACTCCCGGCCTTCTGATTCGTAGTCAGACGCTCTATCCAGCTGAGCTACGAGCGCAAAATATATTATGGTGGAGGTAAGCGGGATCGAACCGCTGACCCCCTGCTTGCAAGGCAGGTGCTCTCCCAGCTGAGCTATACCCCCACAATACTTGCTTAACTGTGTACTCTGATTCCAACTTCAGGTGTTAGACTAGTTGTTGGACCGGATTGTATAATAGCATTTTCAAATTACATTGTCAACAACTAATTTAAATGCTGTGTTGCTGCCTCGAATGTGTCGTTTCGGAGCTACGGTTAGTTTTATCCAGACCTTTATTTTTTAATCCCCAAGTTCGGCCCGACCAATTTCTTCGAAGATCCAGGTTTGCCCCGTTTTGCGCTTAAATCATTGACAAATCAGTAAAGGGATTTAAAATTATGAAAGAGAACTTTCCGTTCGGATTAATCATTCAAGCTGCTTAAATCTTTGAATATTCCTGCTGAATAATTCTTGCCAAAATATCAGCAGTTTGTTCAGGGTTTACTAACTGGTTTTTCGCAAGGTAAAAACTGACATGCCTTTCGTCAAGGTCCAAATCGTCGATAGCACTGGCGAAAAATCCTCTGACTTTTTTATCAATCTGAAGCATAATATTTATCCCATCTTCTTGGGCTTCAAAGTAAACTTCAAGCTCATCAAGTTTCCCTTTAAGCAGCTTAGTCGGAACATATTCGAACTCCTGGAACCTCCCATTGAAGGAACCTGATCCGGCTTTAGACCTGAAACCGAGTAAACTTATGGCATCAAATAAGCATTGGACAAAGTGATTGGGGCGTATGGTAATCCCATCAATATCCTTTGCATCAACTGCATTGGGTATATCCAGGTTTGTCCTAAACTGGTATCTGGTATACGGCGTTGATACCGGAATATTATAGGGCAGTTCAAACCGAATTGGGATGCTGATTTCAGGCGAATTTGCTTTAACCATCAATTGGCTTGCAACAATCCCGCTGGCTATTTCCTGATGTACATGTCTTGTTTGGTCGCCCGCTTTATACTTTGAGAATACCTCTAAGGCAATTGTTATCTCTGTTATAACCTGATCAATCGATCCGCCGCTAATATAGACGTTTCCGCTTACTACACCGCCAAGTTCTACAACATCATTATCAATGACAAAATTCACGTTTGCGCCATCAATACCTAAGCCAGCCATGATTTTTTTAAACACTCACACTACCTCCAAACTGTATTTCAGTATCCACCCTGAAATATTGCACTTAACTGCAGCAAAAGACCATTTCACCAAGTTGAACTCCTAAGTTTTTCGCAACAATCTCACACTTTGCTCTCAGTAAAAAATACAGCCGTCTATCCTCTTTGCCAAGCCCTTCTAAGGATTCATAATTAGCCTGCCCTTTACTGATCACTAGATCAGCCTTTTTATAAGCTTGTTTGAATTCTTCCGAACAATCTTTGAGGATGGTTCCTAAAAAACCGCTGCCATTAGAAATTACACGGACTTGCTCAGTCATACCTACATAAGCAGCATCTTCCATCGTGGCATCATTTAAAATCGGCCGGTCCTTAACCGCATAGGTCACCTTGATCCCGGATTCTAACAGCTGTTCAGCTAATAGTCTATCGAAAGCAATTTCCCCGCTGTTATCACCCAGAATTAATATCTCCCGAGCGCCTTTTAGTTTTTGCTCGAAAGATGCGTAATCATCCCGGGCAAAATCCTTCACCATGGCCTCCTCTATAGTCCCCTCAACATCAAACTCCTTCAGGATACCCATATCGATGATATTACCTGCGACCGCAATTTTGAGGGTGATAAACAGCGGATCCGTACTTTGCCGTATCCGCTCTTTTAACTGGGGCAGAAGTTTAAGGGCTAAGTCATTGGATTCCTTCTTGGCCTTATGAAAAGGGTCCTTAATGCCCAAAAGCTCATTGACCTTTCTAAGAATAATCGTCGAATTCTCTGCCGGAGTACCTTGCGGATCCAAATGAGGAAATAGGGACAGGGTCTGATGGATGATTTCCCTCGCTTTATCCTCAGTAATTTCAGTTTGTGCTAACGTATTAATCGATTGCTTTATATAGCAAGGAATACAATCCAGGACAACGTTCACAATTGGAGCCTCCTCATCAGTTAGTCTTCAACTTTATTTATCTCCAATTTCCTGCAAACCCATTATGCCCAAGACGTAATTGCTATTGAATAACTTACATTTCCAGGGAGGATTATCGAATGTTAGCAGAGTTCAGAATTATTAATGACCCCCTGCGTCCTAGTATTTCTACGAATCTTTGTGCGGTTTGCTGCCGCAATAAGGAGAAGGACAGCAAACAAATCGGCTGCTGTTCTTATGAACCGGAATTTTGTCTCTTCGATTTAGTTTATTTATATCTTCATTATCCTGATATTTACCATTCAGTGTTGGAAAAAGGTCAGATAATCGAGGGCTATAACGGAATCATGGTGGAAACAAAGGTCGGCTTAAACCATTGTCCCTTCGCAACGAATAGGGGTTGTATCTTACCAAAGGATGCTATGACTCCTCTTTGCCGGTTATATATCTGCCGGGAAGCGGCCATTTTTGGACCTGCAATCATTGAAGAAAGGTTTGATGAATACTTTTCGAGTGAAGAATATCGCTTAAATAAGTATCTGAACAGCAAACTGGTCCATGATCAGAGCTTTACTAGTGCAAAACTACACAACTTTATAGTAGAATTCTCTCAACCTATAAATAGCATAATTGCAAAAATCGATAGAATCAACCCACCGATAGAAACGTTCCATAAGGAAATAACTATTGAGACATTCTCAATTTAATTCACCAGGCAGCAGGGCTTTTAGCCGATCCGATCCTAAAGATAGGAGCTTAAAACCAAATTTCATCAGCTGAACATCATCTTGCTTAATCCGCTCAAACCCCTCTTCTTTTATATTCATTTGTTCAATTAAGGAAGGATTGTTCATTAAAAAATTCCTGAATTGGTCCAGATCGTAGCAGGCCATAAAGGAAAGTTCAGTCATCCTTTCGTCCGTTTCCTTGTCACCCGTAGGTTTTAAGTAGTTAGCTATCTCTGGAAAACCCTGTTCCATTTCTTCGTAAATCTCTAAACCTTGATCACAAACCCATTCCTTGATAGTTTGTGACTTTTCCTCATTTAGCCCATGGCAGCGGGAGCTTTCAAAAATAAAAGAATACTTTCCCCCGCCCAGCATGTCCACTGGCGCAATCCGGCAGGACCAGGGCCGCTCAAGGTAAACCTGACATCCCTTGGGCGTAATGAACGGACATTTAAGGTCATCCTCCTCGGACATCTTAATATACACAACGGTGAAGCCTGTTTGAGGCACGTGTAATTTTAAAGTGTATTTTTCCAGAAATTCTCCTGAAGAAAGGCCCAGGAAATTTTTCATCCTTAGGACATCATAAGGCGTTAAATATATACTGATATCCCGGCAACATTTTTTAAAGCATTCCAGTCCATCATGGCAATGAAATTTAAACTCACTGTCTTCCTTCAGAACTAAACGTCTGTGATTCATAAAATTTCCCCCTTTTAAATCCCTTCTCATTATAAATTATCTTGCGGGGTTAAGATAGTTTAACCATAATTATTCGAAGATTGCAATAACCAATAAGGCCGCTCATTCTACAATTATAGGGATGGCATTTTTTCAGACGTTGAGGTTTTTTGTTTTACCGGTTAGTCGAATAAAATAAAGGTAAATGCAGTTATTGGCAAGGAAGGGGAAACCACAGTGAATCAAGACGTTAATCTAGGGAAGTATAGCAGACTATGTCGTATCTGCGGAAAGGATTATCGGGTTTATGAGAAAGATTATCATGCTAACGAAGAAGAACTCTGTCCATCCTGTGCAAAATTAAAGGAGTTAGAGGTTATCAGACAAGCCCTGATCCATAAACCTTCCCTTAATGTCTTAACGCTTTCCAAAGAAACAGGCATTCCAGTCTCACACATTTTAAACTATATTAAAGAGGAACATATTATAACACGAGAATAATGTTACAAGCCTTCTTAAATACTTATAGGTTTTCTTCCTATACCAACGCTCTTAGCTCCTGAATACGATTTTGAGCTTGCTGTTTCATTCGCTCATTTCCGCCGTTGACAATAATGGACTGGCGGAAATAGTTTCTTGCCTCCTTAATGTTCCCGATCTTGAGGCTTAATTCCCCGACAAGCAGATAAAAATATTGATCTTCTGCATTTGTAGTCTTAGTCGTCGAATTATCTATTCGTTTTATGAAATAATCTAAGGCTTTCCGGGTGGCAGTCATAGTCATTTCTGCTTCTTGCCTATCCTGGTACAGCCAAGAAAGCCTCAGCCAGAGTTTCCCAAGCTTTTCCGGGTCTGGTGCTGTCATTTGCTCAAGCCAGAATAACGTTAAATAATATCCAGTCAATACCTGGGTTAAGGTTGGATGGGCCGGCAACCTTCCGAACCTCTCTTTTACCTTACCTGATAGCTCCCTGATTCGGTTTTTATCCCGATCTGCTATATTTGAGAAATCAGCACTGAAATTTGCATAGTAACAATGAGGGCAAACCCATATGATATACCATAAAGGTTCGAAATCCGTGTGAACATGACGATAATCCGGCTCAACCCTCTTCAGCTTAAGCTTTGAAGATCTAATAAGTTTTGAGTTGTTTGTTTGGCTGCAGACAGGGCAGACAATTTCCTTTTCATACAAATAGGCTGAATCATTGAATGGTGATACCACATTAATATAGTTTCCGGCATGTAGTATAAGGTCACCTAGCCCATCACATTCCGTTGAGTCATCCGGCTTATGTTCTTCTCTGATTTCCGCTGTATACTGCGGAGGGCTCACATCCGATTTAGGGAAAACAAGGCTTAATTGCTCCTTGTAACTGGCTAATTCAAGATTTTGCTTTCTTATACGTTCACTTAAGCTTCTCATTATTCTTAAGGCCAAAGAAGGTTCCTGACCAATAACGCTTTCAAAGTTGCACTCATTAACCGCAACCGTGGTTGTTTCTTCAACTGCCTGGACCGTGGCACTGCGCTGCAGCCCTTCTAATAGTGCCATTTCCCCGAAGATATCCCCTGCTTTGAGCTGGGAAACCACCATCTTATTGCCATTTGGGGCTGAAATCAGTACTTTAACGCTCCCTGTTAGAATAATAAACATTTCCGACCCAGGGTCGCCTTCTTGGAAGATTATATCATTTGCTCTAAACCTTTGAACCGTACATACTTTTGCCAGCTTTTTGATATCTAACAACAGATTCTCTCCTCCTGTCTATAGATGTCATTATCCTAATTAGAATTCTTTACGATATGCTGAATTCCTCCAAAACTAAATTTATGTGAAACAAAAAGTCTACGAACTTTTCAATTTATTAAAGCAGTATTTTGAGTTAAACCCGGATGAAGCTAAACACCTTAAGTTTATTCACAGCATACGTTTTTAGATCCATTTTCATTCTGAAATCTAACGATTGAGTTCCATCTGCACAACAAAACACAAGCGTCCTCTCCACTTTTATAGTGAAAGGAGGACGCTTTTTGATTGCTGCAACTATCAATTATTACTCTCTTCCCGATCATTAAGGATTGTTTTGTCAAATATCTCCACGAGTTCGGCGCTATAAGATTCCAAGTCGACTTTAGAAGTAAGATTAGGGTTGGCGACAAACATATACTCCCCGATCGCTCCATTGATGGCGCTAGCCATGACATGAACATTGAACCGGCGAAATTCACCTTTGCTTTGACCATCGAGCAGAATTTGCTTCAGTTCCAACAAGAGAAGTTCTTCTTCGTCTTCATCATCACCCAGCTTATAATAGGGGATGTTGTCGGGAGTCCGGGCATTAAATATAATCTCCAGCAAGGCAGTATTATGCTTAGGGTGAGTACCCTGGTAGGCGAGGCTGGAAGAAATGTAGGCGTGAAGCTTCTCCCGGACGGTCGTTTCCGCATTGGTTCTTTCCAGCACATATGATGTAGAGCCTGCTAAGAGCGCCATAAGGGTATGATCCATTAAATCATTCTTATCTTTGAAATGATAAGAAATTAAAGCCGTGCTGATACCAGCCCTTTTAGCTATTTGGGCAAGACTAGCGTTTACGTATCCTATTTCATCCAAGGTAGTAATTGCTGCTTCAATTATCTGGGAACGCCGTGCCTCTGCAATGAAGGATTGCTTTTCCTCTGACTTTTTACCGCTCATTATTTCTTCTCCTTCGGTTTTCTGGCATAGTTATTGGACCTGTTCAGCAATGAGATTATAACAATAGCGACCACAACAACAATGTTGGCGATATTAAGAGGAGTCAAACTAATCTGGTCAAAAAAAGTTCCGTCTGCCAGATGTCCGGCATTATCGCCAATCCAATTGATCATAAAGCCAACGAATCTGACTATGACGATCACCAGCCGTAAGGCTAAAATCAGCGGAATTATGGAAATTGCCGCCCAGAGCACTTCCCAACCGGCCGAGCTGCGGATGGCCAATAAAGCCGAGGCAATGAAACACAGGACGCCGGCAAGAATCATCAGGGCTGGCTGCAGCCAATTATACCATTGGAAGTTAGGGCCGGCATAGATCTCTTGGTAGAAAAACCAGGTTACCCACAGAATCAGAACTCCGGCTAGTACACTAATCATTGGCAGGACGTCTATGACCCAGCTTGGTGCTTTTTCGCCTAACAGCTGCAATTTGTTCTTCTTATTCATTGGCATTGCTCCTTATCCTTTTCAATTTTTGCTTAGTTCCTCCCTTTTTTATCGTCGCTTCTGTCTGTGTTTTAATGTTTAATCAAACTATTGATTTATCAAATCAATTATTGATTGATCGATTAATCAAATTTTAGCATAAGCGATCAAACGTGTCAATTCATTTTCACTCATTCCCCTACAATTTATGAGATCGTAAGTTTCCGTCCTGCTAAAACGGTGATTGTATTGACAAAATTACCCGGCATTAAACCCTTGACCGCCCAATTAGTTTTGTTTAAAATAACTATTGTCCCATTAATCATGCCGATGTAGCTCAATTGGTAGAGCAGCTGATTTGTAATCAGCAGGTTACAGGTTCGAGTCCTGCCATCGGCTCCATACCTTTATTTTCAATGATTAAGACCATATCTTGCAGCTTAAATCCATACAAAACAGCCATTCATTTGGAATGGCTGTCTTTTTTCTAAATATTGAAGAGTTACCAGTATATCCCCAGTAAATGTCTAAAATTATTGCCTGTTGAGAAACATGATTACTGTATGAGTTGATTTTTAAATACTAGAGACCTTGGCCTAAGCTATCACTAATTCGTGCAAATCTGTAATCAGAATTACAGGCTTTGGGTTGCAAGAATGTTCTCCAATCATTTTCTCCATCCAAATCATATCGTACCAAGTTTCAAATTTATATCCGCATTTGGAAAAATGCCCTACTTTCTTATACCCTAATTGATTATGAAAATAGGTACTTGCATTGGTCAGATAAACATCCTCGGCCGAGGCATAGGCAATGCAGGCATTTAGGTTAAGAATATTTTGCTTCTTTAGTATTTTTTCCAAAGCTAAATACAATTTCTTACCGACACCTTTGCCCCGCGAATCCTGACCTAGATATATGGTAGTTTCAACAGCCCAGTCGTATGCTGCCCGCTCTTTAAATGCTGAGGCATATGCATAGCCAATAATCCGATTATTTTCTATGGCAACTATGTATGGGTATTTTTTTGCTATATTGTTAATTCTCTCCGAAAATTCTTCAATAGAAGG encodes the following:
- a CDS encoding sporulation protein, whose translation is MFKKIMAGLGIDGANVNFVIDNDVVELGGVVSGNVYISGGSIDQVITEITIALEVFSKYKAGDQTRHVHQEIASGIVASQLMVKANSPEISIPIRFELPYNIPVSTPYTRYQFRTNLDIPNAVDAKDIDGITIRPNHFVQCLFDAISLLGFRSKAGSGSFNGRFQEFEYVPTKLLKGKLDELEVYFEAQEDGINIMLQIDKKVRGFFASAIDDLDLDERHVSFYLAKNQLVNPEQTADILARIIQQEYSKI
- a CDS encoding TetR/AcrR family transcriptional regulator — translated: MSQTKRQEQKELTRQRIMDTAFRIYAVNGFSTPTNIIAQEAGVSHGAIFVHFPTKEVLQLHVLERFAKEVGDKLHGLSTTSEDISELLYAHISILQKHEAFYRKMILEIASLPNETREILISLQSTMSWHFSVVIEQSQKAGLIKKIPLHMLFNTWIALLHYYLQNADLFAPGASVLDCCRDELINTFVTLISK
- a CDS encoding TetR/AcrR family transcriptional regulator; protein product: MSGKKSEEKQSFIAEARRSQIIEAAITTLDEIGYVNASLAQIAKRAGISTALISYHFKDKNDLMDHTLMALLAGSTSYVLERTNAETTVREKLHAYISSSLAYQGTHPKHNTALLEIIFNARTPDNIPYYKLGDDEDEEELLLLELKQILLDGQSKGEFRRFNVHVMASAINGAIGEYMFVANPNLTSKVDLESYSAELVEIFDKTILNDREESNN
- a CDS encoding DUF2225 domain-containing protein — protein: MLDIKKLAKVCTVQRFRANDIIFQEGDPGSEMFIILTGSVKVLISAPNGNKMVVSQLKAGDIFGEMALLEGLQRSATVQAVEETTTVAVNECNFESVIGQEPSLALRIMRSLSERIRKQNLELASYKEQLSLVFPKSDVSPPQYTAEIREEHKPDDSTECDGLGDLILHAGNYINVVSPFNDSAYLYEKEIVCPVCSQTNNSKLIRSSKLKLKRVEPDYRHVHTDFEPLWYIIWVCPHCYYANFSADFSNIADRDKNRIRELSGKVKERFGRLPAHPTLTQVLTGYYLTLFWLEQMTAPDPEKLGKLWLRLSWLYQDRQEAEMTMTATRKALDYFIKRIDNSTTKTTNAEDQYFYLLVGELSLKIGNIKEARNYFRQSIIVNGGNERMKQQAQNRIQELRALV
- a CDS encoding damage-control phosphatase ARMT1 family protein, translating into MNVVLDCIPCYIKQSINTLAQTEITEDKAREIIHQTLSLFPHLDPQGTPAENSTIILRKVNELLGIKDPFHKAKKESNDLALKLLPQLKERIRQSTDPLFITLKIAVAGNIIDMGILKEFDVEGTIEEAMVKDFARDDYASFEQKLKGAREILILGDNSGEIAFDRLLAEQLLESGIKVTYAVKDRPILNDATMEDAAYVGMTEQVRVISNGSGFLGTILKDCSEEFKQAYKKADLVISKGQANYESLEGLGKEDRRLYFLLRAKCEIVAKNLGVQLGEMVFCCS
- a CDS encoding spore coat protein, yielding MIQEKIMVNDVLSSVKSNLTCYANTITECANPTLRSAIQQIRNNDEASQYKLFQMAQAKGYYKPALMAKDEEVQQTKSQLTGH
- a CDS encoding zinc ribbon domain-containing protein, encoding MKTCIACGMPMNDITEFAMNDSSKDYCVHCSRPDGSMQSFEEKRSSLTNFIVKTQGFDKNAALKMAEAMMKKLPVWAEYFT
- a CDS encoding GNAT family N-acetyltransferase, giving the protein METDIIMRMATKEDAEEILKLYAPYVTDTAITFEYNVPSIEEFSERINNIAKKYPYIVAIENNRIIGYAYASAFKERAAYDWAVETTIYLGQDSRGKGVGKKLYLALEKILKKQNILNLNACIAYASAEDVYLTNASTYFHNQLGYKKVGHFSKCGYKFETWYDMIWMEKMIGEHSCNPKPVILITDLHELVIA
- a CDS encoding YkgJ family cysteine cluster protein; the protein is MNHRRLVLKEDSEFKFHCHDGLECFKKCCRDISIYLTPYDVLRMKNFLGLSSGEFLEKYTLKLHVPQTGFTVVYIKMSEEDDLKCPFITPKGCQVYLERPWSCRIAPVDMLGGGKYSFIFESSRCHGLNEEKSQTIKEWVCDQGLEIYEEMEQGFPEIANYLKPTGDKETDERMTELSFMACYDLDQFRNFLMNNPSLIEQMNIKEEGFERIKQDDVQLMKFGFKLLSLGSDRLKALLPGELN
- a CDS encoding TfoX/Sxy family protein, which produces MSALSHLPNVGKVLESNLLQVGIKTPEQLRDMGAEEAFIRIRAYVDQGACLHMLYGIQGAIEGVPDKLLEDSTKQRLRKFYKTLYGKDIYECQ